Below is a window of Polyangiaceae bacterium DNA.
TGCCTCCCCGTCGTCCACGACGGCTCGCGCACTACGTTGCCTTGCGAGCGACAGGACGGCTGATTCGCCTGGCCCAAGCCCCCACTCCAGCACCTCCGTGACCGGGGACACAGCGATGGCCGCCCCGCCGAAGCCGCGTTCGATAGCCATCCGCGCGGCGTCTCCGGCTGGGCCGGCAACTATCTCGGCGACGACAGCTTCGGGGATCGCGACGGCCCGATCCGAGCCTTCGAGAAGCTGAAGCTGACCGACCTTCGCCAGCGTGATCAAAGGCGAGGCGTTGACCGCCCACAGCTCACGGCTCATGTGAACGAACCGACTCGATCAGCTCGTCTTCCGTTTCCTGGAACGGAGAGACGCCATGCCGGCCAAGCGCGTCGATGAACTCGGCCCGCGATACCCCAGCGATCTCGGCCGCCCTCCCTTGGCTCACGCGCCGCATCTCGTACCACTTGATGGCCGCAGCCAGACGCAGCTCGCGGGTGAACGCCTCAGGGTCGCGACGAACGCTGGCCAAGGTTCCTTCGTGAAGCTCGAACGAGATGTGGATCATGAGGCGGTTCCTGACGGGGGTCGCTCTGGATCAGGCGATGACGCCAGCCACGGGGCAAGCTCATCGTCGAGGTCGCTCTCGTCCCAAGATCCCCAAGAGTCGCGCGCACGCAGACGAGCCAGATCCCCCGGCCCCAACGGGGCGTCCTCGGGTGGTGGCGGCTTGGTGGGATTCATCGCGATCAAGGTACCACAGCACGGCGAAGCGCGCTCCCGAGGTGAGCAGGTGGGGCGCGGCAAGAAGACGTGCGGCGTCGTGGACAACGAGGTCGTGCGGCGAGTGAGCGACCACGGGCCACTGGTGCCGTAGCTGGACGTGTGACGCGCTCCCCGAAGACGCTCCGCTCGACGCATTGCTGGTCCAGCGTCGATCGCGTCCCCAACGACCTCGCCACTATCTGGCGCTGGATCGACTCCGGGGCAGAGCTTCAGCAGCTCTGCCTCCACGCCCGCTCGCACTCCGCCGCCGAAGACGTTTGCTCCGTCGACCTGCTCCCAGCCGTTCTGGAGGTACGCGTTGTCGCAGCGCGCGATGACGTCGAAGAACGCGCCGACGCGCGCCGACGCACGCGCCATGGGGCTCTAAGGCGCGGCCTTCTCGCGCTGCATCTCGCTCTTCGCGCCGCTCACGCCCCAGGTCAAAAGCTCCGTCTTGTTCGGCTTGCCGATCTCTTCGGACTTCACCACTCCGCTGATCGGCACCGCGGGGTGGATCCACACCCACTGGTCCGACGAAGCCTGTTTCGTCTCGACCTTCTGCTCGCGTTTGTAGGCGCCGCGGAAGGTGGCGGCGGGCACCGTCACGTCCTCCTGGGGCGCGCCGGCCAGGCTCGGGACGAAGATGTCGGCGAGCGCCCGCTTGTAGCCCTCGGCGCTGACCTTCAGGGTCTCGTCGCGCAGCTCGCGGATCTGGTCGTTCGGCATGCGGATGCGCGCGGCCTGGATGTCCAGGCCGCTCGGATCGCTGCGGCTCTTCAGCTTGACCAGGAGCTGCATCACGGTCCCGGCGTTGGCGGCGCCCCGCACGATCTCCAGCCAGTGCGCACCCTGTTCCTCGCCGACGATCTTGTAGGTGATCTCAGTGGTCGCGCCGTCGTCCATGGTGACCCGGTACTTCGACCACTGCCCGACCGCGAAGGGCGCGAGCTCCGTCGCCGCCGGGCGCGCCACCTCGCCGCCCTGCGCCGGAGGCTCCGCCACGCTGGTGCCGGCGGTGGAGGCCGGCCCCGCGCCGTCGCCGGACGTCTTGCCGCAGGCAGCGAGCGCGAGCACCAAGCCGAGCGAGTACGGGGAGCGGGACATGGCCGCCTTTTTAAGTCAGGACGACGCCTCGCGCCACTCCACGCCTCGGGTTTCGCCCTTTGGCGCCCCGTGGCTGCCGCCGCGCCCTGCCTTCATCGAGGTCGTCGTCGAGACCCACTCGGGAGACGCCAGGCGGAAGTTCCCACCTAGCGCCGGGAGTGCGCCGGCCCCGCCGGTGCTCTCGTGAGTCTCGGCCTCAGTGGCGGATCGCGATCCGCTCGTGCCAAGACAGCGGAAGTCGAGACCGGTACAATCCGCCGCGGAGGCCCCGTGGACCGGAATCTATTCAGCGAGGAGCACGAGCAGTTTCGCCAGTCTTTCAAGAAGTTCGTCGAGCGCGAGATCTTGCCGAACCAGGAGCGCTGGCGCGAGCAGGGCATCGTGGACCGGGAAGCCTGGCGCAAGGCCGGCGCCGGCGGCTTCTTGTGTCCCTGGCTCGAGACCGAGCACGGTGGGCCAGGCGGCGACTTCCTCTGCTCCGTGGTGGTGATCGAGGAGCTGTCGAAGAGCTACGAGTCCGGCTTCGCGATCTCGCTCCACTCCGACATCATCGTGCCCTACATCCACGAGTTCGGCAGCGACGCGCAGAAGAAGCGCTGGCTCCCGGGCTGCGCGTCCGGCGATCTGGTGACGGCGATCGCGATGACGGAGCCCGGCACCGGCAGCGACCTCGCGAACATCGCCACCACGGCCGTGCGCGACGGCGACGACTACGTGCTGAACGGGCAGAAGACCTTCATCTCGAACGGGATCCTCTGCGATCTGTGCATCGTGGCGGCGAAGACGGATCCCGATCCGAAGAGCGCGCACCACGGCATCTCGCTGATCGTGGTGGAGGCGGATCGCCCCGGTCTGTCAAGGGCAAGAAGCTGAAGAAGATGGGCATGGCCTCTCAGGACACCTCGGAGCTGGCCTTCGAGGACTGCCGCGTGCCCGTGGCGAACCGGCTCAACGAGGAGGGCGCCGGCTTCATGATGCTGATGCAGAAGCTGGCTCAGGAGCGCCTCGTGGTCGCGCTGGGCGCGCAGGCCAGCGCCGAGCAGATCCTCGCGGACACGCTCGAGTACGTGAAGGAGCGCCGCGCCTTCGGCAAGCCCATCGCCAGCTTCCAGAACACGAAGTTCAAGCTCGCCGAGGTCGCGACCAAGGTCGAGGTGGGCCGGGCCTTCGCGGACCGATTGGTGCAAGAGCATTTGGCCGGGAAGTTCCTGGTCAAGGAGTGCTCGATGGCGAAGCTGTGGCACACCGACATGGTGGGCGAGGTGGTGGACGAGTGCCTGCAGATGTTCGGCGGCTACGGCTACATGCTCGAGTACCCGATCTCGCGGGCCTACATGGACGCCCGCGTGCAGCGCATCTTCGCCGGCACGAACGAGATCATGAAGGTGATCATCGCGAAGCAGCTGGGGATCTGACGTTGCCTCAGCCATGTGCCTGAGGTCATGGCGCGGAGGCGAGCGATCCAGTAATCTCGTCCGTATGACGGGAAGGGGACGCCCGCAGCAATCCGAGACGCCCGCCGGGCGCCCATCACTGGTGATGGCGATTGGACTCCAGCCGCCCGAGCTGGCAACCGTCGAAGCATGGTGCGGCGCGGGCGATTGCAGACGCACTTGGCGACGTCCCCCCGCCCGAATTGGTCGAGCTAGTCGTCTTGGACGTCCTGGCATCGCCTGGGCTGCTCAGCGAGGAGACTTGCCATCGCACGCGCGTGGTGTGTGTGGGCGGCACCGGGGCCACGCCGTGTGCCGCCCGCGCGCTTCGCGCAGGCGCCCTGGACTACGTCTTGCGCTCTTGTGACTCCGACGAGCTGGCGGCGCGGCTGGACGCGGCGATGTCGCGAGCCAGTCCGCTGCTCGCGACCTGCGGCGCGCGAGTCCAACTGAACGAGGATCGATGCTCCGTCTCGGCGCATGGGGACGAGCTCCTGCTGCGCCCGGCCGAATACGAGATTCTGCGCGCGCTGGTGACCGCCGACCAGAGCGCACAGTCCGCGCACGCTCTCCAGAAGCGGTGCCTCCGTGTCGCGGGCGACGGGGCCAGCGTCCGCAATCACGTCTACGAGATCCGCGAGAGGTTCCGTCGCGCGGGATGGCCGGATCCCATCGATACTCGACGTGGCGTCGGATATCGCATCACCGGCGGCCTGTTCTTCGTGCCCGGTGAGGTCGCGCGATGAGCTCGCTCTCCCGCGCGGTGTCTCTTGTGCTGCTCGCCGGCGCCGTGGCCGCGACGTGCAGCCCTCCGCCGAACGAGCCCGCGCACCCGGCACGTCCCGCGAACGCCGACCCGGAGGCCGGAACGCCGCTGGATTCCAGCGCCGATGTCGGCGCGGCGGGATCGGGCGACGCCTCGGTCGATGCGGCCGAAGGGTCACCCGCGGAACCCGTCGTTCCGGCCTCCCTCGCGGACTCCGTCAACGCCTTCGCCCGCGACCTCCATCGCGAGCTCTCCGCAAAGGAAAAGGGGAACCTCATCTACTCTCCCCTGAGCATCTCCGTGGCGCTCACCATGACCTACGCGGGCGCGCGAGGAGAGACGGCGGAGGAGATGGCGAAGGTGCTGCACCTCGGGCGGGACGCAACGGAGACCCACGCCGAGTACGCCAAGCTGATCCGGAAGCTGGGCTCGGAGCCGCTCCGGGGAGCGCCGGAGGTTCGGCTGGCGAATCGGCTCTGGCCGCAGAAGGGCATGGAGCTCCTGCCGGAGTTCGCGGAGGTCACCCGCCTGCACTACCGCGCGCCGCTGGAGCAGCTCGATTTCCAGAGCCAACCGGAGGCGTCGAGGCAGAGGATCAACTCCTGGGTGGAGCACGAGACCAAGGAACGAATTGCCGAGCTGCTCCCGAAGGGCAGCATCCATGAGGAGGTGCGCCTGGTCCTGACGAACGCCGTCTACTTCCACGGCCGATGGGCGACTCCCTTTGCCGAGGCTGCGACTCGCGACGAGCGCTTCTTCGTCAACGGCGTGACGCCGCGCTCGCTCCCGACCATGCGAGGAACGGTCGAGGCGCGCTACGCGGCGCTCGCGGACGCCCAGGTGGTCGAGCTCCCGTACGCGCGAGGCAACGGACCGGAGTTGGCCATGGTCATCGTCCTGCCCAAGACGCGGAACGGGTTGCCCGACCTGGAGAAGCGCTTCGGCCGCGAGGGGGTCGGCGCGTACGTGCCGGAGCTCAGGCCGACGCGGGTGAGCCTCTGGCTGCCGCGCTTCACGGCGACTCGGCACTACGAGCTCAGTTTGATCCTGAAGAAGCTCGGCATGACATTGGCCTTTTCGGAGGCGGACTTCTCAGGCATCACCGGGCGCCCCGGTCTGCACATCGACCAAGTATTCCACAAGGCCTTCGTCGAGACGACGGAGCGGGGAACTACCGCAGCCGCAGCGACGGCCGTTGTGATGGTCGGTATCAGCGAGTCCCCGACACCAGAGATGCGGGTCGACCACCCCTTCCTCTTCTTTGTCCGAGACCGCCGCTCCGGCGCCGTGCTGTTTGCGGGCCGCATCGTGGCACCAGGTGGTTGAAGGTACGGTCGCGTCGGATCGTTCGGCACAGCGAGATCTGACGTGGATCTGACGGCTACGTGGACTCGCCCGGTACACTCTCGAGGCTCGGAGGACTGCCATGTCGAAAGCCCGCTGTCCGCCTGTTCTTCGTGCCCTGCGAGGTCGCGCGATGAGCTCGCCCTCCCGCGCGGTGTCTCTTCTGCTGTTCGCCGGCGCCGTGGCCGCGACGTGCAGCCCTCCGCCGAACGAGCCCGCGCACCCGGCACGTCCCGCGAACGCCGACCCGGAGGCCGGAACGCCGCTGGATTCCAGCGCCGATGTCGGCGCGGCGGGATCGGGCGACGCCTCGGTCGATGCGGCCGAAGGGTCACCCGCGGAACCCGTCGTTCCGGCCTCCCTCGCGGACTCCGTCAACGCCTTCGCCCGCGACCTCCATCGCGAGCTCTCCGCAAAGGAAAAGGGGAACCTCATCTACTCTCCCCTGAGCATCTCCGTGGCGCTCACCATGACCTACGCGGGCGCGCGAGGAGAGACGGCGGAGGAGATGGCGAAGGTGCTGCACCTCGGGCGGGACGCAACGGAGACCCACGCCGGGTACGCCAAGCTGATCCAGAAGCTGGGCTCGGAGCCGCTCCGGGGAGCGCCGGAGGTTCGGCTGGCGAATCGGCTCTGGCCGCAGAAGGGCATGGAGCTCGTGCCGGAGTTCGCGGAGGTCACTCGCCTGCACTACCGCGCGCCGCTGGAGCAGCTCGATTTCCAGAGCCAACCGGAGGCGTCGAGGCAGAGGATCAACTCCTGCGGAGTTGGACGAGACCATGAACGACCGCGACGCCCGAAGGGCAGCATCCACGAGCTCGTGCAGTTGGTCTTGACCAATGCCATCTACTTCCACGGCCGCTGGGCGACTCCCTTCTCCGAAGCTGCGACTCGCGACGAGCGCTTCTTCGTCAACGGCGTGACGCCGCGCTCGCTCCCGACCATGCGAGGAACGGTCGAGGCGCGCTACGCGGCGCTCGCGGACGCCCAGGTGGTCGAGCTCCCGTACGCGCGAGGCAACGGACCGGAGTTGGCCATGGTCATCGTCCTGCCCAAGACGCGGAACGGGTTGCCCGACCTGGAGAAGCGCTTCGGCCGCGAGGGGGTCGGCGCGTACGTGCCGGAGCTCAGGCCGACGCGGGTGAGCCTCTGGCTGCCGCGCTTCACGGCTACGGTGCGATTCAAGCTCAAGTCGCCACTCGAGAAGCTCGGCATGCTGCTGGCTTTCACGACCAGCGCGGACTTCTCCGGCATCACCAGGCGCCCCCCGACACTGTACATCGAGGACGTGTATCACAAG
It encodes the following:
- a CDS encoding UPF0175 family protein, translating into MIHISFELHEGTLASVRRDPEAFTRELRLAAAIKWYEMRRVSQGRAAEIAGVSRAEFIDALGRHGVSPFQETEDELIESVRSHEP
- a CDS encoding serpin family protein codes for the protein MSSPSRAVSLLLFAGAVAATCSPPPNEPAHPARPANADPEAGTPLDSSADVGAAGSGDASVDAAEGSPAEPVVPASLADSVNAFARDLHRELSAKEKGNLIYSPLSISVALTMTYAGARGETAEEMAKVLHLGRDATETHAGYAKLIQKLGSEPLRGAPEVRLANRLWPQKGMELVPEFAEVTRLHYRAPLEQLDFQSQPEASRQRINSCGVGRDHERPRRPKGSIHELVQLVLTNAIYFHGRWATPFSEAATRDERFFVNGVTPRSLPTMRGTVEARYAALADAQVVELPYARGNGPELAMVIVLPKTRNGLPDLEKRFGREGVGAYVPELRPTRVSLWLPRFTATVRFKLKSPLEKLGMLLAFTTSADFSGITRRPPTLYIEDVYHKAFVETSEKGTEASAGTAVVMRTIVSDSPPPPEVKVDHPFLFFIHDRRSGAVLFAGRIVAPGG
- a CDS encoding serpin family protein, with translation MSSLSRAVSLVLLAGAVAATCSPPPNEPAHPARPANADPEAGTPLDSSADVGAAGSGDASVDAAEGSPAEPVVPASLADSVNAFARDLHRELSAKEKGNLIYSPLSISVALTMTYAGARGETAEEMAKVLHLGRDATETHAEYAKLIRKLGSEPLRGAPEVRLANRLWPQKGMELLPEFAEVTRLHYRAPLEQLDFQSQPEASRQRINSWVEHETKERIAELLPKGSIHEEVRLVLTNAVYFHGRWATPFAEAATRDERFFVNGVTPRSLPTMRGTVEARYAALADAQVVELPYARGNGPELAMVIVLPKTRNGLPDLEKRFGREGVGAYVPELRPTRVSLWLPRFTATRHYELSLILKKLGMTLAFSEADFSGITGRPGLHIDQVFHKAFVETTERGTTAAAATAVVMVGISESPTPEMRVDHPFLFFVRDRRSGAVLFAGRIVAPGG
- a CDS encoding winged helix-turn-helix transcriptional regulator, yielding MDVLASPGLLSEETCHRTRVVCVGGTGATPCAARALRAGALDYVLRSCDSDELAARLDAAMSRASPLLATCGARVQLNEDRCSVSAHGDELLLRPAEYEILRALVTADQSAQSAHALQKRCLRVAGDGASVRNHVYEIRERFRRAGWPDPIDTRRGVGYRITGGLFFVPGEVAR
- a CDS encoding DUF3368 domain-containing protein — protein: MSRELWAVNASPLITLAKVGQLQLLEGSDRAVAIPEAVVAEIVAGPAGDAARMAIERGFGGAAIAVSPVTEVLEWGLGPGESAVLSLARQRSARAVVDDGEARAAARVLGIAVIGTLGVVVLARLAGRIPSASSVLRALREAGFYLDDELVRRVLAETVGETWNP